One genomic region from Actinomycetota bacterium encodes:
- a CDS encoding ketopantoate reductase family protein, giving the protein MRIALVGAGAMGTIIGALIARSGEDIVLVDVNEPHVEALNEKGAKITGHMDVTVPVKAVTPDGMEGIYDLVIYLVKAVYDDTALPELLPYLGEDSMVITLQNGVPEEKVAGVVGRERTLGGAIGWGATFIGPGVSELTYDPVEMTYDIGEMDGALTERVKQVKAVLDHAGVADISDNLVGTRWVKLMINVAMSGLSSALNCTYGDILDNDKAALAAITILIETLKTSQALGITMQPIKGLDPVVLLDIFKQGEETSLGAFRLFFERSREQVASMLQDLRKRIPCEVETLNGYLSVKSAEAGVPTPVNDKVAEIIRGIEAGEYPLSFDNLDMIEVRPLEEIL; this is encoded by the coding sequence ATGCGGATAGCACTGGTGGGCGCGGGGGCCATGGGGACGATCATCGGGGCCCTGATCGCAAGGAGCGGCGAGGACATCGTGCTGGTGGACGTGAACGAGCCCCACGTCGAAGCCCTGAACGAGAAGGGCGCGAAGATTACAGGGCACATGGACGTCACCGTGCCGGTCAAGGCCGTCACCCCGGATGGGATGGAGGGCATATACGACCTCGTCATCTATCTGGTCAAGGCCGTCTACGACGACACGGCCCTGCCCGAGTTGCTGCCCTATCTCGGCGAGGACAGCATGGTCATTACCCTCCAGAACGGCGTCCCAGAGGAGAAGGTCGCCGGGGTGGTAGGCCGGGAGAGGACCCTCGGCGGCGCCATCGGCTGGGGGGCCACCTTCATCGGGCCCGGGGTCTCCGAGCTCACCTATGATCCCGTGGAGATGACCTACGACATCGGGGAGATGGACGGCGCGCTCACCGAACGCGTCAAGCAGGTGAAGGCGGTCCTGGACCATGCCGGCGTCGCCGATATATCCGACAACCTGGTGGGCACGCGCTGGGTGAAGCTGATGATCAACGTGGCTATGAGCGGTCTCAGCAGCGCGCTCAACTGCACCTACGGGGACATCCTTGACAACGACAAGGCGGCGCTCGCCGCCATCACCATCCTCATCGAGACCCTCAAGACCTCCCAGGCCCTGGGCATCACCATGCAGCCGATAAAGGGCCTGGACCCCGTGGTGCTCCTGGACATCTTCAAGCAGGGCGAGGAGACATCCCTCGGCGCCTTCCGCCTGTTCTTCGAGCGCTCGCGCGAGCAGGTGGCGTCGATGCTGCAGGACCTGAGAAAGAGGATACCCTGCGAGGTGGAAACCCTGAACGGGTACCTCTCCGTGAAGTCGGCCGAGGCCGGGGTGCCCACCCCGGTGAACGACAAGGTGGCGGAGATCATCCGGGGCATCGAGGCGGGCGAGTACCCGCTGAGCTTCGACAACCTGGACATGATCGAGGTGCGTCCCCTGGAGGAGATCCTCTAG
- a CDS encoding PaaI family thioesterase, translating to MSAGGIRGPARQGRRAAAGDRNERKAGKMAEEMSQEEIRQRIFALLNNSPFYLHLGMEIVEAGDGHARLRLPVKDELKNLYGILHGGVIAALLDSSCSIAVGTLLGPDEAAVTLDQRINYISNVKDGVLYGEGRALHKGRFTGVGQAEVRDEEGNLVAAGMTTSFIIQRGVSQARDAKDPGS from the coding sequence ATGAGCGCGGGCGGAATCCGTGGCCCCGCGCGGCAGGGCAGGCGGGCAGCCGCAGGCGACCGCAACGAGAGGAAGGCGGGCAAGATGGCCGAAGAGATGAGCCAGGAGGAGATCAGGCAGAGGATATTCGCGCTGCTCAACAACTCACCCTTCTATCTGCACCTGGGCATGGAGATCGTCGAGGCGGGCGACGGGCACGCCAGGCTGCGTCTGCCGGTTAAGGATGAGCTGAAGAACCTCTACGGCATCCTGCACGGCGGGGTCATAGCCGCGCTCCTCGACTCCTCGTGCTCCATAGCCGTGGGGACCCTTCTGGGGCCGGACGAGGCCGCGGTCACCCTGGACCAGCGCATCAACTACATCTCAAACGTCAAGGACGGCGTACTCTACGGTGAGGGCAGGGCCCTGCATAAAGGCAGGTTCACGGGGGTCGGCCAGGCGGAGGTGAGGGACGAGGAAGGCAATCTGGTCGCCGCCGGGATGACCACCTCGTTCATCATCCAGAGGGGAGTCAGCCAGGCAAGAGATGCCAAGGACCCAGGTTCGTGA
- a CDS encoding SDR family NAD(P)-dependent oxidoreductase translates to MGDFRGKVVVITGAANGIGREMARSFARRGARLVMVDIDGQNLRAAAGELEGAGAEATACVVDVSSAEEVADLCDDVYAALGRVDVLCNNAGVAAAGDFEAMSLDDLGWVIDVNLRGVIHGCHYFYPRMIAQGGGGHIVNTASSGGLAPFMALAVYCCTKYGVVGLSETLRAEAALHGIGVSAICPAAIATDIVLRGRIRSHSTRSTPEKLAAVTNAMIKRRAIAPGRVAEAAVKAVERDRGVVVVGPEAYLMDWTHRLSRRMFDFAMTGAVRAVKRLI, encoded by the coding sequence TTGGGGGATTTCAGGGGCAAGGTAGTGGTTATCACCGGCGCAGCCAACGGTATAGGCCGCGAGATGGCCAGGTCCTTCGCACGGCGCGGCGCGCGCCTGGTGATGGTGGACATCGACGGGCAGAACCTGCGGGCCGCCGCGGGTGAACTCGAGGGCGCCGGTGCTGAAGCCACGGCCTGCGTGGTCGACGTATCCTCCGCCGAGGAGGTGGCGGACCTGTGCGATGACGTCTACGCCGCCCTTGGCAGGGTGGACGTACTCTGCAATAACGCCGGGGTGGCCGCGGCAGGTGATTTCGAGGCCATGTCCCTGGATGACCTGGGCTGGGTTATAGATGTCAACCTGCGGGGGGTCATCCACGGCTGCCACTACTTCTACCCGCGCATGATCGCCCAGGGCGGCGGCGGGCACATAGTGAACACCGCCTCGTCGGGAGGGCTGGCGCCGTTCATGGCGCTCGCGGTCTATTGTTGCACCAAGTACGGTGTGGTGGGACTATCGGAGACGCTGCGGGCCGAGGCGGCCCTGCACGGCATCGGGGTCTCCGCCATCTGCCCCGCCGCCATCGCTACCGACATCGTGCTCAGGGGCCGCATAAGGTCGCATTCCACCCGGTCGACCCCGGAGAAGCTGGCCGCCGTCACGAACGCGATGATCAAGCGCCGCGCCATCGCTCCCGGGCGGGTGGCGGAGGCAGCCGTGAAGGCGGTGGAGAGGGACCGTGGAGTGGTGGTGGTGGGTCCTGAGGCCTACCTGATGGATTGGACGCACCGTCTGAGCAGGCGTATGTTCGACTTCGCCATGACCGGAGCGGTACGCGCGGTGAAGAGGCTGATCTAG